gttcagttaccattagtcctgccaacctttgattccaatttattttgGTCGGATCCATTCTtcccccattgaagttggctttgccccagttaattattcttactctggattgtcccctgtccttttccatagtcaacCTAAACCTTCTGATACATTGATTGCTGGTCCTAAATGTTCtcttactgacacttgatccatttgtacccacctcattcccaaagcCCAGTGTCTTCTTCGTTGTCGGACTGTAAATATACTGtcgtagaaaattttcctgaacacgcTCTAAGCACTCTTGTCGCTCTCTGCCTTTAACACCATTACTATTCCAGTGTATTTTTGGATAATTAACATCCCCATTATAACtagctctgtaatttccttgcaaacttGTTCCTGTACATCTTTCCCTCTAGTTGGTGACCTATAGaccacaccgagcaatgtaattgcacctttcttTTCCCTTACctttagccaaatagattctgtccttggccCCTCCGGGACATCCTCTCTCCCCAACACTGCACTGTTCTCCTTAATTAATACtgtcacccctcctcctttctttttctatttttcccaaACATCTTCTATCCAGGAATATATAATACTCAGCTCTGCCCATAAGGACGGCAGCAATTCAAGGAGAAGGACCCTACCATTTTATCTTGGTggttagggatgaacaataagcGGCACACACATTCTAAGAGCAACTAACGCATCAAATGGGGCAGACATTCTgagttgctgtctttcagatgtaatgttaaactgaggttgcTTCTTTCTTCAAAGGTGGTCATCAAAGGTCGCATGGTGCTACTGAAAGAAGAATAGATAGTTCTCTGAGTGTCTTAGTCAAAGTTTATTCCCCAGCCATGGATACAGATGAACTTGACTTTCATCTCATTGGCtgtttgcaggatcttgctgtgtacacagCAGATTGAAATCATTGTTTGTAAAGAATTTGAGGATGAGataaggggctatataaatgtaaactcTTTCTTTAGTTAACTTGTCTTCTACTATAGGTTGAAATAGTCTAATTTCTGATCTGAACTGATAGCCTCCTCATGGTTAGGAATTGGTTATTGTCATTCATTGTCTAATTCCACACTGCATACCTACCTGTTATACAATATATTATAATATTACATTCTGTTTATCCTGCTACATCACTGATTAATGGTATCCATATTGTGTGTCCTATCTGTCCACAGTTGCCCCTCAGATTGCCATGTACCCTGAAGACCCTGTAGAATGGGGACAGCCCAACATGTTGATCTGTCTGGCTGATGGGTTCCACCCTCCACACATCACCATGAAGTGGAGAAGAAACAATGAAGAACTGACTGATGGAGTCAACATCACAGAGTACTATATAAAAATAGATTATTCCTACCAGAGATTCACATACCTGAATTTCATCCCGAGTCCAGGAGATATGTATTCCTGTCATGTGGATCATGAGAGTCTGGAGGAGCCAACAACTGTATTCTGGGGTCAGTATGGATTTGATTATCCAGGAATTGATTGCTGGTTTATAACAAGCAACGTGCCCAAACTTCACTTCTTGTTGTTAAAAGGCCTCAATTTACATTTTTCACCTATAAAGTCGACAGAATCCCATGTACTAAAATGTAATTAGTTTGACTGATTGGTGAGCAAGTGTGATTAGGGCATTAATTGTAAACCCAATGTAGAGTCCAACAAAAATATCTCAACGTCTGTAATTAAATCAAAAGTTGACTTTCACAGATGAGTAGAAGTGGTTCATTGTGTAATCTTCAGCAATGAATCTCTGCTCAGTGTTGAACTTATCCAGTCATGGGTCCTGCAGAAAATATATGTAGAACAATACCATGAAAACCGACATCACGCTAGCTGCACTATGTGTCTGTTACATTTCTCTGTCCTGCATGTTCTTTATACTTTGAATTCTGTGGTTCAGATTATTCTCATTGGTGAGTTTTTCACTCAGTTAGGTACTCCAGACCACCTTCAGCAATAATGAAATCTAGAGCAGCCCAGAAAAGTAAGCAACAAGATTTATCTAATGCCGCCCCCTGTTTCTGAGAAGCAGATTATCACACCAAACCCCGTTTTAGGCTTTAACTGTGAACAAGTTAATTGAAAATTTGATGAACAAGTGATCCTTATGTATAATATATTCTATCTTGCATGGTGTTTCCCACAGTAGGTCAGTGAATATAATAACTTCTTTACCTTTGATGTCTCTGTGTTCTTTCTCTGGCCttcttttgcccctctctctttcttattGCCTGCTTTCTCCTTAATTCTTCTTGCTTCCTCCACTCTCATGTTTTcttgttttctctttctctctctctctcactctctgtacaccacCAACAACTTTGAGGTTACGCAGCATATATGGCCATTGGTCCCTTCTCCTCCACCAAGGACTCAGCCTTTTCCCCACTCCTTTCTTTTTTCTGACCATGTTCTGAGAAAATCAAAGTGTGATATCACAGGGAaacaggtaagtgattggttggtgagtatctTTTTTCATTATCTTCTGAAACTCAGGTAATTTATTCATAATTGATAGCTTTTATTAGTAGCAGTAAGGTTTACTTGCAGTAGTAAAGCTTATTAGTAGTACCTTTATCAAATAAATTAATTGAGAGAAAAataaatgacacaaagattggccgggtggttaacagtgaggttgagtgtcttgggctacaggaagatatagacgggatggtcaaaggggcagataagtggcagatggaatttaaccctgaaaagtgtgaggtgattcactttggaaggagtgttacctggcaggggagagaccttcatcgcgtttctgccagggaaagagaaatggctataaccagtcgaactccttaccatggggtacctaacaccatccgagtcatggtgaagggcagcgagcaaggaacaggaatggataggaccttcttcaccaagaggatcctattcaagctgtgtggtttcgaggctgcggagatctactgcctacaggatttccccagtgctggattttttgatgtgactttcaagcaagtggcagcttgtgtcaaactcctgaaggtgtttgaggaaaagaaagacctgccagaaatgaagatcctgacggcggagccgctctttgctctgccgttgcaacgagactgggttgcgacggtgcatctttacaaccccttcgtccctgtcacggacgtgctcaccttccttaccaggtacttcgataaggttgggagctgcaccgcggttagagatgatttggggatctggacatgtaaacgccaggttaaggtaacgctcaagaccgacggtaaggaagccgtcttccaccctccttccagattcgctatcgggggaagccgtgggtaccttgtctacgctgggcaacccaaactttgtcgctcatgcggcaagtctggttatgtggtggccaactgcagcgccgtccaTGCAAGAActcaaacaggaagggcaccagacaaaagactgtagacaggctaagtgctgcaacctgtgtggcgaggcaagtcacctctacaagacctgccccaaacgttgctgtacttatgcacaggcagccaaagccaatgagggggaagcagaagaaatgcctcgtgtcactccaactaccaaggcccccagggagaacaacgggacaaaggaggacacagagagagacaaggtggagtaaatgattggggcaacagacggccaaccaacagcactgccccctgaacctcccactcctcaggagagcgaatcaacggaggaggaggaggcagcagtgggaaagcagcagggggagtggcagctggtgaagagagccaaaaggaagaaggggctaagaagaaaccaagccacttctcagacaagaggcaagaggcatctcctatccgacacggataacaagagcagcagctcttcggatgaagaagggccagggcggcacCAACAGAAAAAGCGGCAAAACGCTACGGAGTTGGAGGATGaaacacccgagctccagaacattggagacaatgaagagactagcgcaccccaactttgcccacaacccgaagaggccagtgtaccacagccccaggaatctgggaacagtgaggcgctcagcgcaccccagctccgggaagccgggagcagcaacaccccagagggggagaggattggagaagcttctccaacagaggacatttcaaaccccgctctctgcacggacccccagatgccacccgagcagaacaccgccattggggaggttcaggacgctttcctcagcccatccaaagtgaagcaatttgagcacactacgggcatgaaggagcagaccaaaggtctggaactctcagagacaacaggtttggtaagcgactaactgctttaaaatgggtgtaaagattgtatccataaatgtgtgtagcattaaatctactacgtgatgtgttgcgaccttggactaccttgtcaaggtcaaagctgacctgttgtttctgcaggagtgtgcgataccgcacctcagctcctacaggcaatggtcacgatggtggtcccatgggccatcgatctggtcgggaggaaacgaccctcgttcctccggcctgggtattctgctgcggggaggcaacttcaccgtctcccaggttaaggaggtggtgggcgggtacctcctcgtagcagacgtaatgtacaagaatgctccactccgggtaattaacgtctacgccccgtcacaaggggctgagcgtctggaggtttttcagcagctcccactgctgctggcaacttccaggccagtcattctgggcggtgacttcaactgcatcatcgatgcggctggacgatctggcagggccgaaagcagattggacgctacgtccagatccctgatggaaacagtaaaggatgccaagctgcacgacgtcttcagcaaccctgcagacggagcgcagcgtagatacacctggtcgcggcctgacgggtccgtctgttccaggatagatttcctgtttgtgtcccatgcattcacagtcagatccatcGACGTCAAgtcggtgttcttctctgaccactgcctcctactggctgactgtcacttagaggaagaccagagggttggcagggggccATGCAAGCTaaacgtgaaactgctgaccccagagaacattgaggagctcaagagggattacaaaggttggagaaccatgaaaccccactttgaatcactgacacactggtgggaaacaatcaagggaaacatcaagaggtttttcatcctcaaaggcacagAAAGCTAGAaaagaacagagggaaatgtcccgactccagaaaaacatgcagaatctgctccggctgcaatCGATGGGgttcgatgtcaaggaggaactccaagaggtgaagagccagcaagcctcgctctttgcctcggaggcctccaagagcatcttccattccagagtccgctccatggagcaggacgagacatgctcacgtttcttcttccaaaaggtacacagagagagctctgtgatcagcagcctgaaggaagaagatagctcagtaaagtcatcacagtccgacattttgaggatcagcaaatcctcttatgccggattgtatgacgtgaagcccacagacagcacgacCTCCcaatccttcctgtcctctatcatggaggtcttagacgacagtacacgggagagtctggacaaagcgctaactcctgacgaactgactgaggcccttgagtccttcgagaagagtaaaattcccggaagcgatggcttgccggtggagttgtattcggctctgtgggactggatcggcccggacctgctagaagtgtacgagagtatgctcctggccagcAGTATGTCataatccatgaggaaaggcattatcaccttcatctacaagcacaaggggaaaagggaggaaattagaaattggtgacccatttcactgttgaatgtggactataatattctgtccaaggtcatcgccaatcgggtcaaatccgctctggaattggtgatccaccctgaccagacctgcactgtgccggggaggaagatctctgacagcctcacgctgctcagggatacgattgcctatgtacaggacaggggtgtggatacctgcctcatcagcctggatcaggagaaggcctttgacagaatatcgcacacctacatggtggatgtgctctccaaaatggggtttggggagggaattcgcaattggatccaactgctctacactaacatcagtagtacagtctctatcaatgggtgggaatcagatagctttcctattaaatctggagtcaggcagggctgccccctctcgcctgttcttttcgtttgttgcatagaaccctttgctgagtccatcaggaagcatccgggcataagaggagtgacgatcccaggcagtggaggccctcaggtcaaagcctccctgtacatggacgatgtcaccgtcttctgctcggatctgctgtcggtgcgcagactgatccacatctgcgaccagttcgaactggcctcgggagccaaggtaaatcgtgggaagagcgaggccatgttctttgggaactgggctgaccgatcctttgtccccttcactgtcagggctgacggcctgaaggtgctggggatatggttcggagggaccagggcatgcgttagaaactggaaggagcgagtgtctatggtgaaaaggaaactgggcatgtgggagcgacgctccctctccattgcgggtaagaacctggtcatcaggtgtgaggcactctcgctgttgctgtacgtggcgcaggtctggcccattccacactcctgtgtggtggcgctcacccgagccatcttccactttaactggaggtcgaaaatggatcgtgtctgcagggatgcgatgtacaagcctctagataaagggggaaaaaaccgtacccaacatcgccctcatactgatggccacctttgtgtgcggctgcatcaagcgatgcgtagaccctcagtatgcaaacaccaagtgtcactacttgctgaggttctacctgtccccagtgttacgaaggatgggtctggccacgatgccgcggaacgctccaagtagttggaccgtgccgtaccacctgtccctcgtgagaaaatttatgcagagaaacacctttgaccacaagtccatcaggcagtggtcggcacgtaacgtcttaaaggccctgagggaaaaggagagggtggatcctgtgggatggttccctgagcagactgacaaagtcatttggcagaatgcctcatcgccagaactttccaacaagcaccaagacgtagcttggttggtggtgagaaaggccctccctgtaagatccttcctacatgccaggagtctcaccccctctgcacgttgccctcgaggtggctgtggtggggaagagaccgttgttcacctccttgtagattgcgTCTTtgtgaagaaggtctggagagagatgcagtcgattctgtcgaggttcatcccgagcagttctgtgacagaggactctgtgctttacgggctgttcccagggacacacaccgagacaaacatcaactgcagctggaggatcatcaactcggtgaaagacgctctttggtctgcacgaaacttgttggttttccagcacagagagttgtccccgaccgagtgttgcagactggcacattccaaggtccaggactacgtgctgagggacacagttaagcttggggcagccgtcacaaaggcgcaatggggaagggttgctgcctaagacctttctgccacagtgcactgaggggctgggaactgtaaagagcccctcaggctgtacagcttaaaatgaatgtctgcaaatgattgtaatattcattgtttgtactgatacaccttgtgattcatgttgtaaaagttgaacctgattgtatttttgtaatggtgattttgaaatggttcaaaatgtttttgaagatttaagaataaagtatatttttgcaaaaaaaaagatacactttggaagcagtaatttgacaaggaaacattcaatgaacggcatggcaccaggaagttctggggaacaaagggaccttggcgtgtgtgtccacagatctctgaaggcagaggggaatgttagtggggtggtgcaaaaggcatatgggacacttgcctttatcaatcgaggcatagattacaaaagtagggaggtcatgttggagttgtatagaaccttgtgggggccacagctggagtactgtgtgcagttctggtcaccacattataggaataaTGTGATTACACCggaggtggtgcagaggagattcaccaggatattgcctgggatgaaacatttaagtaatgaagagaggttggatagacttgggttgttttcattggagcagagaagactgaggggcgacctgatcgaggtgtacaagattatgaggggcatggacagggtaaataaggagcagctgttccccttagctgaagggtcagtcacgaggggacacaagttcaaggtgaggggcaggaggtttagggaggatgtgaggaaaaatgtttttacctaGAGGATGATGAtggcctggaatgcgctgcctgggagggtggtggaggcgggttgcctcacatcctttagaaagtacctggatgagcacttggcacgtcataacattcaaggctatgggccaagtgctggtaaatgggattaggtaggtaggtcaggttttGTCAAGTGTccgtgcagacttgatgggccgaagggcctcttctgcactgtgtgattctgtgaattagcATATAATAAGGATGGGCAGGTCATGTGTTGCGGCTGCAGGTtagatcaaggtattcaaaagtgaattgttttgttacctgaaaaggatAAATGtggaaggttatggggataaggcaggggagtgtggctaggtggaatgctctttcagagacccagtgcagactcaatgggccgagcAGCCTCctacactgtaaagattctgtgattccagaGACACCGGGACATAGCTTAAGAATAAGAGATGtactgtttaagacagagatgaggagaaattttttccctcaAATGGTTGTTAGTaattggaattcttttccctcaAAAGCAGTGGAGTCTGGGTCATTAAATGCATtgaagactgagttagacagatttttgattgacaagggagtcaagagttatgggggcagatggcaaagtgaagttaagaccacaaccagatcagccatgatcctattgaatgacggagtaggctcaaagggcagaatggcttactcctgctcctaagtcctgtgtTCCTATTTCAGTggcttggaaagggtgcagagatttaccagagttcagggatgtgggacttcaattatgtgaagagactagagaaacgggttgttttccttagagcacaAAAGGTTAAGAGACGCTCAtagttatgaaaggttttgatagactaGATATGTAGAAACTGTTTCTATTGGTGagaggttggtaaccagagggcacaattttaaaataattagcaaaagaaccagagaggagCTGGGTAGATATTTTGAGCACAAGTTAtgaaaaagagaattggataaatagttgaaggGGAAATATTGCAGGGCtagagagaaaggggaggggagtgggactaattggataactctttcaaagagtcagcaatggtatgatgggccaaatagctgccttctctgctctgagtATCTCATATTCCTGCTCATAACTAGTTTCCCATTCCTGGTAGCATTTTGGTGAGCCTCCACTACTCTTCCTGTATGTTAATGTCCTTTCTCTGCAGATGGTGTTCTAACTGTGTCATACCAAAATTGTGTACAAATTTATCACCAGCAGTAATTCCCAACTTTTGGATCCTTGAGTGTGTGGCTGTGACTGTAGTGCATAGCGTTATGGACATGACCATGGGTATACAAATTATTGATGCAGCTGACTGTTGAGGGACACTCTCCACCAGTATTGTGAATTTGTTTAGTCGTCTCTCCACTCTGTTATGTTCACCTTGTGTTTCACTGTGAGACACTCATTCCTTTcttgtctctgtttctctatacAGAACCCGAAGTGCCTGAGGAAAAGTCTGGTGCAGGGACAGTGATCTGTGCTCTGGGACTCACTCTGGGAATCATCAGTGCTGTTGTAGGGATCATCTTACTgatcaaagagagacagaggctgcAAGTTCAACAACATGGCATATAGGGGTAAGTACAGGGAACATAATCTGTGTTAATCGTTAACATTCCTGGAAGTAAATTTCAACCAAAGCCCCTACTCCTCATTGTTCATCACTGAACCCCTGCAACTATAAACAGATATGGACAGGATTGAGCTTGGCTGTTGTATCCCTTCTTGACATTTTACACATGAAGAACCCTTACTTAGATGAGATGCACCTTGAGAGCTGGCACGTTCAG
The nucleotide sequence above comes from Carcharodon carcharias isolate sCarCar2 chromosome 19, sCarCar2.pri, whole genome shotgun sequence. Encoded proteins:
- the LOC121291593 gene encoding H-2 class II histocompatibility antigen, A-U alpha chain-like — translated: MDVGRYFTVLVLVLIHGAWAVKYQHKDYLVYVVQEQSPDKQFDVEVDGDEVLYMDFNLKKEVARIPEFNNQAMQGGEAGISANIAIMKQSLNVLKNLSHGTLEPTFAPQIAMYPEDPVEWGQPNMLICLADGFHPPHITMKWRRNNEELTDGVNITEYYIKIDYSYQRFTYLNFIPSPGDMYSCHVDHESLEEPTTVFWEPEVPEEKSGAGTVICALGLTLGIISAVVGIILLIKERQRLQVQQHGI